The following proteins come from a genomic window of Montipora foliosa isolate CH-2021 chromosome 2, ASM3666993v2, whole genome shotgun sequence:
- the LOC137991045 gene encoding uncharacterized protein: protein MLDRAHRLSSSWSHFSDECDRLKSVFSRLKYPKQLINSTIKRFVDSKVCDQPRPLSTAQETDNMVRVVLPFKDQNSAEFVKKQLKDLSLKVNKTIQPVFTSRKIEQELKVKEAKPPIINQQCVVYKFQCDLCDEGYVGYTRGHLHNRVKGHKQQSSAIARHYKNAHGSIPRDLLKRFEVLKKCKNKFDCLVFEMLFIRTLKPSLNVQSDSIRAKVFL from the coding sequence atgctcgatcgagcacaccgtttatcttcttcttggtcACACTTCTCAGACGAATGTGACCGTTTGAAGTCAGTTTTCTCACGCCTAAAGTACCCGAAACAACTCATAAATTCCACTATCAAACGctttgttgactcaaaggtctgcgaccaaccgcgacctttatcaacagcccaagagacggataacatggttcgagtagtcttgccatttaaagaccaaaactcagcagaatttgtaaaaaaacaacttaaggatttgagcctgaaagtaaacaaaaccatccagcctgtatttaccagcagaaaaattgaacaggaactgaaagtgaaagaggcaaagccgccgatcataaatcagcagtgtgttgtatataaatttcaatgtgacctttgtgatgaaggttatgtaggctacacacgcggacatttacacaatcgtgtaaagggacataagcaacagtcctcggctattgccagacactataagaacgcacacgggtcgatccctcgggacctgcttaaacgctttgaggtgctcaaaaaatgtaaaaacaaatttgattgcttagtgtttgaaatgttatttataagaacacttaagcctagcctcaatgtgcaatcggattccattcgtgcgaaagtattcttatag